From one Candidatus Chlorobium masyuteum genomic stretch:
- a CDS encoding LOG family protein, translating to MTPHYRVAIFGSARLHEGERDYQDVFSIARGLAEEGFDIVTGGGPGLMQAANAGSRSARSESRSIGLNIRLPREQEPNPFLDIKQEFPLFSSRLDNFMALSDAVVVAPGGIGTLLELFYAWQLVQVERICETPIILYGAIWTNLLSWLKLEVMERGLFSKGDMHMIFHVMEPEQVVELIKKIHRDRFKQEHACRNFSKYRNELKAENQ from the coding sequence ATGACACCACATTACCGGGTGGCGATCTTCGGGTCTGCAAGACTTCATGAGGGAGAGCGGGATTATCAGGATGTTTTTTCGATAGCCAGAGGGCTGGCTGAAGAGGGGTTTGATATTGTTACCGGGGGTGGACCCGGGCTGATGCAGGCGGCAAATGCAGGTTCCCGAAGCGCCCGGTCAGAGAGCCGCTCAATAGGGCTGAACATCCGGCTTCCGCGTGAGCAGGAGCCGAATCCGTTTCTCGACATCAAGCAGGAGTTTCCCCTTTTCAGCAGCCGGCTTGACAACTTTATGGCGCTCTCAGATGCTGTAGTGGTTGCCCCCGGTGGAATCGGTACACTGCTTGAGCTCTTTTACGCATGGCAGCTTGTCCAGGTGGAACGAATCTGCGAAACGCCTATCATTCTTTATGGTGCGATCTGGACTAACCTTCTGAGCTGGCTGAAGCTTGAGGTGATGGAGCGCGGGCTTTTCAGCAAGGGCGATATGCACATGATTTTTCATGTGATGGAGCCGGAGCAGGTGGTAGAGCTGATTAAAAAAATCCATAGAGATCGCTTCAAGCAGGAGCATGCATGCAGGAACTTCTCGAAATATCGCAATGAGCTTAAGGCAGAAAATCAGTAA
- the ligA gene encoding NAD-dependent DNA ligase LigA: MTDIISASEEILRLRREIERHNRLYYQEAKPEISDYDFDLLLEQLVAFEQQYPDLVTPDSPSQRVGGTITKEFTAVRHREPMLSLSNTYSLEEVEEFCNRLRKLLLLEGVQEQEMVAELKFDGVAVTLLYRDALLVQGATRGDGVQGDNITVNLKTIATIPLRLEGSLAGDLQGEEREIEVRGEVYMPKEDFERLNETRPEEDRFANPRNATAGTLKLQDSAEVARRRLSFVAYYLKGLGDETASHFSRLKMLERLGFHTGGHYLLCRDQSDINRFIEEWTERRWKLPYETDGVVLKLNDVRLWDRIGATAKSPRWAIAFKYPAQQAVTELLDVLFQVGRLGTITPVAELKPVLLAGSTVSRSTLHNFDEIERLGLMVHDRVVIEKAGEVIPKVISVVLAERPVEAEPIAVPVVCPECNTPLEKPENEVSWYCPNEAECPAQIRGRLLHFASRNAMDIKTLGKALVDQLVGMKLVRDVGDLYLLQEPQLENLERMGRKSAQNLVRALAESREKSYERLLYALGIRHVGRATARELSGAYPSLDLLRQAGEEELATVPDVGPIVARSIVDFFAKPSSAALFETLRDAGVQVSAAGKHEQVNRNFEGISVIFTGGLERYDRQKASELVIERGGRVVGSVSKKTGLVVAGHDPGSKLEKALKLGVRVVTEDEFDAML, encoded by the coding sequence ATGACCGATATCATCAGTGCCAGTGAGGAGATTCTGCGGCTTCGCAGAGAGATTGAACGCCACAACCGACTCTATTACCAGGAGGCAAAACCCGAAATCTCCGATTACGATTTTGACCTGCTTCTTGAGCAGCTGGTTGCGTTTGAGCAGCAGTACCCCGATCTTGTAACTCCCGACAGCCCCTCGCAGCGGGTTGGCGGTACCATTACGAAGGAGTTCACGGCTGTCCGGCACCGGGAGCCGATGCTGAGCCTCTCCAACACCTACTCGCTTGAGGAGGTTGAGGAGTTCTGCAACCGGCTGAGAAAGCTTCTTCTGCTTGAAGGGGTGCAGGAGCAGGAGATGGTAGCCGAGTTGAAGTTTGACGGTGTTGCCGTCACGCTTCTCTATCGGGACGCTCTTCTTGTTCAGGGGGCGACACGCGGTGACGGAGTTCAGGGTGACAATATTACGGTCAATCTCAAAACTATCGCCACAATCCCCCTGCGGCTTGAGGGTTCCCTTGCCGGTGATCTTCAGGGGGAGGAGAGGGAGATTGAGGTGCGGGGAGAGGTCTATATGCCGAAGGAGGATTTTGAACGCCTCAACGAAACCCGCCCCGAAGAGGACCGCTTTGCCAACCCCCGCAACGCCACCGCCGGGACTCTCAAGCTTCAGGACTCTGCTGAAGTAGCCCGACGCAGGCTCTCTTTTGTTGCATACTATCTCAAAGGTCTCGGTGATGAAACCGCTTCGCATTTCTCAAGACTGAAGATGCTCGAACGTCTGGGATTTCATACCGGCGGTCACTACCTGCTTTGCAGGGATCAGAGCGACATCAACCGCTTTATTGAAGAGTGGACCGAGAGGCGCTGGAAACTGCCATACGAGACTGATGGTGTGGTGCTGAAGCTCAATGATGTCCGGCTCTGGGATAGGATAGGGGCGACAGCCAAAAGCCCCCGCTGGGCAATTGCCTTCAAGTATCCTGCTCAGCAGGCGGTAACGGAACTGCTTGATGTGCTCTTCCAGGTGGGCCGGCTGGGAACCATCACTCCGGTAGCAGAACTCAAGCCGGTTTTGCTTGCCGGTTCAACCGTATCCCGCTCCACCCTGCATAACTTCGATGAGATTGAACGGCTCGGTCTTATGGTGCATGACCGTGTGGTTATCGAGAAAGCCGGAGAGGTGATACCAAAGGTGATCAGTGTCGTTCTTGCGGAGCGCCCGGTAGAGGCGGAGCCGATTGCCGTTCCTGTTGTCTGTCCGGAGTGCAATACCCCTCTTGAAAAGCCTGAGAACGAGGTGAGCTGGTACTGCCCCAATGAAGCGGAGTGTCCGGCTCAAATCAGGGGAAGGCTGCTTCACTTTGCTTCGCGCAACGCCATGGATATCAAGACACTCGGCAAGGCGCTGGTCGATCAGCTGGTCGGTATGAAGCTTGTCCGCGATGTGGGTGATCTCTATCTGCTCCAGGAGCCGCAACTTGAAAATCTGGAGCGCATGGGCCGCAAGTCCGCGCAGAATCTGGTTCGGGCTCTTGCAGAGAGCCGTGAAAAAAGCTATGAGAGGCTGCTCTACGCACTCGGTATCCGTCATGTCGGTCGTGCAACCGCCCGTGAGCTATCGGGTGCATACCCTTCGCTTGATCTCCTTCGGCAGGCCGGTGAGGAGGAGCTTGCAACGGTGCCCGATGTCGGTCCGATTGTGGCACGCAGCATCGTTGACTTTTTTGCAAAGCCTTCATCGGCTGCCCTCTTTGAAACGCTGCGTGATGCGGGAGTTCAGGTAAGTGCGGCAGGAAAGCACGAGCAGGTCAACCGGAATTTTGAGGGCATCAGCGTTATTTTTACCGGCGGGCTTGAGCGTTATGACCGTCAGAAAGCCTCCGAACTGGTGATTGAGCGGGGTGGCCGGGTGGTCGGTTCGGTCAGTAAAAAAACCGGCCTTGTTGTTGCGGGCCATGATCCCGGCAGCAAGCTTGAAAAGGCTTTGAAGCTCGGGGTGAGGGTGGTTACAGAGGATGAATTTGATGCGATGTTATAA
- a CDS encoding ABC transporter ATP-binding protein, producing MAETILRLENIRRELELSKDIRQTIIPNLSLEILKGEFIAITGPSGSGKSTLLYMMGGLDKPTFGTVWLDGEEITQKSESEMTRIRNEKIGFIYQFHFLLPEFNAVENVSLPMMINGRRSRKEIRERAMQLLDMVELQNKYTNKPSQLSGGQQQRVAIARALANEPKVLLGDEPTGNLDSRSADNVYQLFDRLNRELSQTIIVVTHDEEFANRAGRRIHLVDGNIESDRLLRASAGKPIQV from the coding sequence ATGGCTGAAACCATACTCCGGCTTGAAAACATCCGCCGGGAACTCGAACTCTCCAAAGATATTCGCCAGACCATCATTCCAAACCTTTCGCTTGAGATTCTGAAGGGAGAGTTTATCGCTATCACCGGTCCATCGGGTTCCGGCAAATCGACACTGCTCTACATGATGGGCGGGCTTGACAAACCGACATTCGGTACAGTCTGGCTTGACGGAGAGGAGATTACCCAAAAGAGTGAATCGGAGATGACCCGGATCCGGAATGAAAAAATAGGGTTTATCTACCAGTTTCATTTTCTGTTGCCCGAGTTCAATGCCGTTGAAAATGTGAGTCTTCCGATGATGATCAATGGCCGTCGCAGCCGAAAGGAGATCAGGGAGCGGGCAATGCAGCTTCTTGATATGGTGGAGCTCCAGAACAAATATACCAACAAGCCAAGCCAGCTATCCGGCGGTCAGCAGCAGCGTGTTGCCATTGCAAGGGCTCTGGCCAACGAACCAAAAGTGCTTCTTGGTGATGAACCGACCGGTAACCTTGATTCCCGATCAGCAGACAATGTCTACCAGCTTTTTGACCGGTTGAACCGGGAGTTAAGTCAGACCATTATTGTTGTGACCCACGATGAGGAGTTTGCCAACCGTGCAGGGCGGCGCATCCATCTTGTTGACGGAAACATCGAAAGTGACCGTCTGCTCAGAGCGTCAGCCGGGAAGCCGATTCAGGTGTGA
- a CDS encoding SDR family NAD(P)-dependent oxidoreductase, translated as MATSGRKVCFMTGASGRLGSEIALSVAGQGYTVFFTWHSSEAAAAALLEKIRWISPESAMVQCDMAKTGEITRAFKMFREQFDRLDLLITSASNFFSTPLPEVTEAEWDSLVDTNLKGTFFTMQEAVRIMQKQPFVSRIIAMTDISAELVWKNFAPYTVSKAGIRHLTRIFAKTFAPGILVNAIAPGTVTINPDRDMDSPEEMIRKIPLKRLGDPLEIVKTIIFLLENDYITGQTITVDGGRLLQ; from the coding sequence ATGGCAACCTCAGGCAGAAAAGTATGCTTTATGACCGGAGCATCCGGACGACTCGGCAGTGAAATTGCGCTCTCGGTCGCCGGACAGGGTTACACTGTTTTCTTTACCTGGCACTCCTCTGAAGCGGCCGCTGCCGCGCTGCTTGAAAAGATCCGCTGGATAAGTCCGGAATCGGCTATGGTGCAGTGTGATATGGCAAAAACCGGAGAGATCACCCGTGCTTTTAAAATGTTCCGAGAGCAGTTCGACCGGCTTGATCTGCTCATTACCAGTGCTTCAAATTTTTTCAGTACCCCGCTGCCTGAAGTGACCGAAGCAGAGTGGGACAGTCTGGTCGATACCAATCTGAAGGGGACGTTCTTTACCATGCAGGAGGCTGTAAGGATTATGCAGAAACAGCCTTTTGTTTCGCGCATCATAGCCATGACCGATATCTCGGCCGAACTGGTCTGGAAAAATTTCGCCCCCTATACGGTATCAAAAGCCGGAATCCGCCATCTGACGAGAATCTTTGCAAAAACATTTGCTCCCGGTATTCTGGTCAACGCTATAGCACCAGGGACGGTAACCATAAACCCCGACAGGGATATGGACTCCCCTGAGGAGATGATCAGAAAAATACCGCTCAAGCGGCTCGGTGATCCGCTTGAGATTGTCAAAACCATCATCTTTCTTTTGGAAAACGACTATATCACCGGCCAGACCATCACGGTTGACGGGGGGCGCCTTTTGCAGTAG